In Fibrobacter sp. UWR2, the following are encoded in one genomic region:
- a CDS encoding adenylate/guanylate cyclase domain-containing protein, producing MILTRQTERKFSAVCYYVLCWILAAIGISSISTYASEGTFDIGDMLMKLQFALFMGLSHGVYDILILKDEMDCRAVWKSLLIRSLYFVAAICSSKLLCILLFKVKAGEGIMNEEGLGDVIASISDPAVQMQVLVFFLTAYLITFVRSVHKKFGTRVFWNTLLGKSQEPLEEDLVFMMIDLKNSTELAEELGHVKYSSFMKDYYKLLSNCCEENQGEIYQIAGDGAFLTWHTSACRHRARPVDCFYDFSVCLERIAPKFIRKYGKAPNFKAAAHCGRVITTEVGNFGSELAYHGDVLNTTSRIQSLCGRLGQEFLISEDLFTELPKPLPHDYLSKKEGFFELKGKKHEILIFSLQRPLTDLN from the coding sequence ATGATACTTACACGACAAACCGAGAGAAAGTTTAGCGCCGTCTGCTACTACGTGCTTTGCTGGATACTTGCCGCCATAGGCATTTCGTCCATCTCGACCTATGCCAGCGAGGGCACATTCGATATCGGCGACATGTTGATGAAGCTCCAGTTCGCACTGTTCATGGGGCTCTCGCACGGGGTGTACGACATCCTTATCCTCAAGGACGAAATGGACTGCAGGGCTGTGTGGAAATCCCTGCTTATCCGCTCCCTTTACTTCGTTGCAGCCATCTGCTCCAGCAAGCTCCTATGCATCCTTCTCTTCAAGGTGAAGGCCGGCGAGGGAATCATGAACGAAGAGGGGCTGGGCGATGTCATCGCAAGTATTTCCGACCCCGCCGTACAGATGCAAGTTCTCGTATTCTTCCTTACGGCATACCTCATCACCTTCGTGCGTTCCGTGCACAAGAAATTCGGCACGCGCGTGTTCTGGAATACCCTGCTCGGCAAGTCACAGGAACCTCTCGAAGAAGACCTCGTCTTCATGATGATCGACCTGAAAAATTCAACCGAACTCGCAGAAGAACTCGGTCACGTGAAGTACAGCAGCTTCATGAAGGACTACTACAAGCTGCTTTCGAACTGCTGCGAAGAGAACCAGGGCGAAATCTACCAGATCGCAGGCGACGGTGCATTCCTTACCTGGCACACGTCGGCATGCAGGCACCGCGCAAGGCCGGTAGACTGTTTCTACGATTTCAGCGTCTGTCTCGAAAGGATTGCACCCAAGTTTATCCGTAAGTACGGAAAAGCTCCTAATTTCAAGGCGGCGGCACACTGCGGGCGCGTCATTACCACCGAGGTCGGTAACTTCGGCAGCGAACTCGCCTACCATGGCGACGTGCTGAACACCACCAGCCGCATACAGTCCCTTTGCGGCAGGCTCGGGCAGGAATTTCTCATCTCGGAGGACCTCTTTACCGAACTTCCGAAGCCTCTTCCCCACGACTACCTGAGCAAGAAGGAAGGATTTTTCGAATTAAAGGGAAAAAAACACGAAATTTTGATTTTTTCTTTGCAAAGACCCTTGACAGACCTAAATTAA
- a CDS encoding anaerobic ribonucleoside triphosphate reductase has product MIFTVKKRDGREMPFNIEKISDAIIKAFRASGELNDQIKASQEQIDLLGHEDILSSTALKVAAYAVGRLEAEGKTKPDIEEIQDAVEKALTDNNYADTAKSYILYRAERTRIREVNTRLMHTLRDITFSSAKESDLKRENANIDGDTAMGTMLKYGSESAKHFYTMMMLKPEHSQAHMNGDIHIHDLDFYSLTMTCCQIDLIKLFKNGFNTGHGHLREPKDIRSYAALAAIAIQSNQNDQHGGQSVPNFDYAMADGVRITYRKAYLSNMVKALMLFTGKEEEEIQPVVKKLHSEMAEMGMVATLVPNEKFVETEARELTKTFDTEMVMKAQKFAEKQAYEETDKATFQAMEAFVHNLNSMHSRAGAQTPFSSINYGMCTDPEARMVMKNLLLTTDEGLGGGETAIFPIQIFRVKKGVNLNEGDPNYDLFKLACKVSAKRLFPNFSFQDAPYNLQYYKPGHPETEISYMGCRTRVIGNNYDPSREISYGRGNLSFTSINLPRIAIKMRSIDLFFKELDRMLQLVSDQLMERFAVQSRRKVKNFPFLMGQGVWIDSDKLGWEDTVGEVIKHGTLSIGFIGLAETLVMLTGKHHGESESSQQLGLKIIGHMRDFCDKESKRLGLNFSLLATPAEGLSGRFVRMDKKKYGIIPGVTDRDYYTNSFHVPVYYKISAFKKLALEAPYHALTNAGHISYIELDGDPTQNLDAFEKIVRYMAEVGIGYGSINHPVDRDPVCGFVGVIGDTCPRCGRSDGHYISEEKLNELRKKFPGMPAFRGIR; this is encoded by the coding sequence ATGATTTTTACAGTCAAGAAGCGTGACGGCCGCGAAATGCCGTTCAACATTGAGAAGATCTCCGACGCCATTATCAAGGCGTTCCGTGCCTCCGGTGAACTCAACGACCAGATCAAGGCTTCCCAGGAACAGATCGACCTCCTCGGACATGAAGACATTTTGAGCAGTACTGCCCTGAAGGTCGCTGCTTATGCTGTTGGCCGCCTCGAGGCCGAAGGCAAGACCAAGCCGGACATCGAAGAGATCCAGGACGCCGTTGAAAAGGCCCTTACCGACAACAACTACGCCGATACCGCCAAGAGCTACATCCTTTACCGTGCCGAGCGCACCCGCATCCGCGAGGTGAACACTCGCCTCATGCACACGCTCCGCGACATCACGTTCAGCTCTGCCAAGGAATCCGACCTCAAGCGCGAAAACGCGAACATCGACGGCGATACCGCGATGGGCACGATGCTCAAGTACGGTTCCGAATCGGCAAAGCACTTCTACACGATGATGATGCTCAAACCCGAGCATAGCCAGGCCCACATGAACGGGGACATCCACATCCACGATTTGGATTTCTATTCCCTCACCATGACCTGCTGCCAGATCGACCTGATTAAGTTGTTCAAGAACGGCTTCAATACGGGTCACGGCCACCTCCGTGAACCCAAGGACATCCGCAGCTACGCTGCCTTGGCGGCGATTGCCATACAAAGTAACCAGAACGACCAGCACGGTGGCCAGTCGGTGCCGAACTTTGACTACGCGATGGCCGACGGCGTGCGCATCACTTACCGCAAGGCCTACCTCTCCAACATGGTGAAGGCGCTTATGCTCTTTACCGGCAAGGAAGAGGAAGAAATCCAGCCTGTCGTGAAAAAGCTCCATTCCGAAATGGCCGAGATGGGCATGGTGGCGACCCTCGTGCCGAACGAGAAGTTTGTAGAAACTGAAGCTCGCGAACTTACCAAGACCTTCGATACCGAAATGGTGATGAAGGCCCAGAAGTTTGCCGAAAAGCAGGCCTACGAAGAGACTGACAAGGCTACCTTCCAGGCCATGGAAGCGTTTGTACACAACCTGAACTCCATGCACAGCCGCGCTGGTGCGCAGACTCCGTTCTCTAGCATCAATTACGGTATGTGCACCGATCCAGAAGCCCGCATGGTCATGAAGAACCTCCTCCTCACCACGGACGAGGGCCTGGGCGGTGGCGAAACGGCCATCTTCCCGATCCAGATTTTCCGCGTGAAGAAGGGCGTGAACCTGAACGAGGGCGACCCGAACTACGATTTGTTCAAGCTCGCCTGCAAGGTGAGCGCAAAGCGCCTGTTCCCGAACTTCAGCTTCCAGGATGCTCCGTACAACCTGCAGTACTACAAGCCGGGCCACCCCGAAACGGAAATTTCTTACATGGGTTGCCGTACCCGCGTTATCGGTAACAACTACGACCCGAGCCGCGAAATCTCGTACGGCCGTGGCAACTTGAGCTTCACCTCCATCAACTTGCCCCGCATCGCCATCAAGATGCGTTCGATTGACCTGTTCTTCAAGGAACTCGACCGCATGCTGCAGCTCGTGAGCGACCAGCTCATGGAACGCTTCGCCGTGCAGAGCCGCCGCAAGGTCAAGAACTTCCCGTTCCTCATGGGGCAGGGCGTGTGGATCGATTCCGACAAGCTCGGCTGGGAAGATACCGTGGGCGAAGTCATCAAGCACGGTACGCTCTCCATCGGTTTCATCGGCCTTGCCGAAACCCTGGTGATGCTCACGGGCAAGCACCACGGCGAATCTGAATCCTCGCAGCAGCTCGGCCTCAAGATTATCGGCCACATGCGCGATTTCTGCGACAAGGAAAGCAAGCGCCTCGGCCTCAATTTCAGCTTGCTCGCCACGCCTGCCGAAGGCCTTTCGGGCCGCTTCGTGCGCATGGACAAGAAGAAGTACGGCATTATCCCGGGCGTTACCGACCGCGACTACTACACCAACTCGTTCCACGTGCCGGTGTACTACAAGATTTCGGCCTTCAAGAAGCTCGCTCTCGAAGCCCCGTACCACGCGCTCACCAACGCGGGCCACATCAGCTACATCGAGCTCGATGGCGACCCGACGCAGAACCTCGACGCGTTCGAGAAGATTGTGCGCTACATGGCCGAGGTGGGCATCGGTTACGGTTCCATCAACCACCCGGTTGACCGCGACCCGGTCTGTGGTTTCGTCGGTGTCATCGGTGACACCTGCCCCCGCTGCGGACGTAGCGACGGCCATTACATTTCTGAAGAAAAACTGAATGAACTCCGCAAGAAGTTCCCGGGAATGCCGGCGTTCCGCGGCATCAGATAA
- a CDS encoding sodium:solute symporter, giving the protein MFTVIDWIVLAAYLLFSLFIGLWVSRGNKNLKEYMFGGGAMPWVAVGISLIATSVSATTFLGAPADVFGDDMTFLMFQIGALISIIVVGLVFIPRFRTAGINSAYELFEVRFGSKTVRRLAAVFYCLHLLLRTGILLYGPSLVLAQILHVDMKVAIIVSAAVAIFYTWFGGIKAVIWTDVLQFCVFFGGGVVVLILISNAVGGFGEMATLASEAGKTRWWNPSFDISDARTLVSAGFAYAILEIAIRGCDQQFVQRYLSCKDVKAANRSSILSMVLGCAVSILFYWVGAALYVYYKAAHTATLPEGIGQNDVFPYFIVNALPQGLTGLIVAAICAAAMSSLSGAINSLSNTSEHDFLGWEESKGMGGLKRAKIWTVVWGVLGVFFALFAATQQGSLLKNALFFTGLFTGPLLGMFLLAFFVKGLKSWQVIAAVLCGMASLVLVQGIPAFGVPAVLGDIFSWPWMPFISMTTTVLIAVVLKYATLLFAKK; this is encoded by the coding sequence ATGTTTACCGTTATCGACTGGATCGTCCTTGCGGCGTATCTGCTCTTTTCCCTGTTTATCGGGCTCTGGGTTTCCCGCGGCAACAAGAATCTCAAGGAATACATGTTCGGTGGCGGTGCCATGCCGTGGGTGGCCGTCGGCATAAGCCTCATCGCGACATCTGTCAGCGCGACGACCTTCCTCGGGGCGCCTGCCGATGTTTTCGGCGACGACATGACCTTCCTCATGTTCCAGATAGGCGCGCTCATCAGTATCATTGTCGTGGGCCTAGTCTTCATCCCGAGGTTCAGGACCGCGGGTATCAATAGCGCGTACGAACTATTCGAAGTGCGTTTCGGCTCGAAGACCGTCCGCAGGCTTGCCGCTGTGTTCTACTGCCTGCATCTTTTGCTCCGAACGGGTATCCTGCTCTATGGGCCATCCCTCGTGCTTGCGCAGATTCTGCACGTCGACATGAAGGTTGCGATAATCGTGTCCGCCGCGGTGGCGATATTCTACACCTGGTTCGGCGGCATCAAGGCTGTCATATGGACCGACGTGCTGCAGTTCTGCGTGTTCTTTGGCGGCGGCGTGGTGGTGCTTATCCTTATATCCAATGCCGTTGGCGGCTTTGGCGAGATGGCGACGCTTGCATCCGAGGCGGGCAAGACCCGCTGGTGGAACCCCTCGTTCGATATTTCTGATGCGCGCACGCTTGTGTCGGCAGGTTTTGCCTATGCAATTCTTGAAATCGCCATCCGCGGGTGCGACCAGCAGTTTGTACAACGTTATCTGAGCTGCAAGGACGTGAAGGCGGCAAACCGTTCGAGCATCCTTTCGATGGTGCTCGGGTGCGCGGTCTCTATCTTGTTCTACTGGGTGGGCGCGGCCCTCTACGTTTACTACAAGGCGGCGCATACGGCAACCCTTCCCGAAGGTATCGGGCAGAACGACGTGTTCCCCTACTTTATCGTGAATGCGCTTCCGCAGGGCCTTACCGGCTTGATTGTCGCGGCCATCTGTGCGGCTGCCATGAGTAGCCTTTCCGGTGCCATCAATTCTCTCAGCAATACGTCGGAACACGACTTCTTGGGCTGGGAAGAATCCAAGGGCATGGGCGGACTCAAGCGTGCGAAAATCTGGACGGTTGTCTGGGGCGTGCTCGGCGTATTCTTTGCGCTCTTTGCCGCCACGCAGCAGGGAAGCCTCCTCAAGAACGCCCTCTTCTTTACGGGCCTCTTTACGGGTCCCTTGCTTGGCATGTTCCTGCTCGCCTTCTTCGTGAAGGGCCTCAAGAGCTGGCAGGTGATTGCGGCTGTCCTTTGCGGCATGGCAAGCCTCGTACTCGTGCAGGGAATTCCTGCATTTGGCGTGCCTGCAGTGCTTGGCGATATCTTCAGCTGGCCGTGGATGCCGTTCATCAGCATGACGACAACGGTGCTTATAGCCGTCGTGCTCAAGTATGCGACGCTCCTGTTCGCGAAGAAGTAA
- the nrdD gene encoding anaerobic ribonucleoside-triphosphate reductase — translation MSEKEKSLYGEGVCFERIRRITGYLVGTVDRFNNAKRAEVNDRVKHGV, via the coding sequence ATGTCTGAAAAAGAAAAATCCCTCTATGGCGAAGGCGTGTGCTTCGAACGCATCCGCCGCATCACGGGTTACCTCGTGGGTACGGTCGACCGCTTCAACAATGCAAAGCGTGCCGAAGTCAACGACCGCGTGAAGCACGGCGTATAA
- a CDS encoding SIMPL domain-containing protein (The SIMPL domain is named for its presence in mouse protein SIMPL (signalling molecule that associates with mouse pelle-like kinase). Bacterial member BP26, from Brucella, was shown to assemble into a channel-like structure, while YggE from E. coli has been associated with resistance to oxidative stress.), protein MQNKVSYVVIIVLAFVCLVLSLSIGRASDVAAQTNVSSLDPVPEEEGLPSAGVAVSSEEKKNFFADEYVTSFKMVLKDKNKDVAYKRLNESREKILALLQKHSVGPQEYELLSSSLEKEWDYAKGKRLFLGYAASQMVKVVSHSKQESDSLEFDLTGFAFIDNVSTQSRLKNAEALEVDVIKSACKKASRLAEVNARSVGTKAGKVISVEGSSEVEKLSSSDSVEVSASVSATLSLDGVENDGKSYVRVTQIENKKFLADKFVVTANIVFDGTDKETLFKQMGARRGDVVQMAKDLGVAESEIEAQSMTLRKKQKYEFYGNESQKKAFRAIQRIVVNFTSKDAAGAFLDGIVGLENVNVYKAEPVLKNEDSLRVQVTNIAGKKAMARAKAIAEGFDGSLGKVVAVSNKPADEFGMTVLGARANDFSLRKARGKYAPAYDLLSNSPQESKMNIADSVSVSAYLSVMAEIE, encoded by the coding sequence ATGCAGAACAAAGTATCATACGTCGTCATTATCGTGCTTGCGTTCGTGTGCCTTGTACTTTCACTCAGTATCGGGCGTGCCTCCGATGTTGCGGCACAAACGAATGTGTCGTCACTGGATCCGGTTCCAGAAGAAGAAGGCTTGCCTTCTGCTGGCGTGGCCGTTTCGAGCGAAGAGAAAAAGAACTTCTTCGCCGACGAGTACGTCACCAGTTTCAAGATGGTTCTAAAGGACAAGAACAAGGACGTCGCCTACAAACGCCTGAACGAGAGTCGCGAAAAGATTCTCGCCTTGCTGCAGAAACATTCCGTAGGCCCGCAGGAGTATGAACTTCTCAGTTCGTCGCTCGAGAAGGAATGGGATTACGCGAAGGGCAAGAGGCTTTTCCTGGGGTATGCGGCATCGCAGATGGTAAAGGTGGTTTCGCATAGCAAGCAGGAATCGGATTCCTTGGAATTCGACTTGACCGGTTTTGCATTTATCGATAACGTATCTACTCAGTCCCGGCTCAAGAACGCCGAAGCACTGGAAGTCGATGTTATCAAGAGCGCCTGCAAGAAGGCGTCCCGCCTGGCCGAAGTGAATGCACGGAGTGTAGGCACGAAGGCCGGGAAGGTGATATCGGTGGAAGGTTCTTCGGAGGTGGAAAAGCTGAGTTCCTCGGATTCCGTGGAGGTGTCGGCATCGGTCTCTGCGACGCTTTCCCTGGACGGTGTGGAAAATGACGGCAAGTCGTATGTCCGCGTTACCCAGATCGAGAACAAGAAGTTCCTTGCAGACAAGTTTGTCGTGACCGCGAATATCGTGTTTGACGGAACCGACAAGGAAACTCTCTTTAAGCAGATGGGCGCACGTCGGGGTGACGTGGTGCAGATGGCGAAAGACCTGGGTGTTGCCGAATCGGAGATAGAAGCGCAGTCCATGACGCTACGCAAGAAGCAGAAGTACGAGTTCTACGGCAATGAATCCCAGAAGAAAGCCTTCAGGGCAATTCAGAGGATTGTGGTCAACTTTACGTCCAAGGATGCCGCCGGGGCTTTCCTGGATGGAATCGTCGGCCTTGAAAACGTCAACGTGTATAAGGCAGAGCCTGTCCTGAAGAACGAGGACTCGCTTAGGGTACAGGTCACAAACATTGCCGGCAAAAAGGCGATGGCGCGCGCCAAGGCGATTGCAGAGGGCTTTGACGGTTCCCTGGGCAAGGTCGTCGCGGTAAGCAACAAGCCTGCAGACGAGTTCGGGATGACCGTTCTCGGTGCACGCGCTAACGATTTCTCCCTGCGCAAGGCCAGGGGGAAGTATGCGCCGGCTTATGATCTGTTGTCGAATTCCCCGCAGGAATCCAAGATGAACATCGCCGATTCCGTATCCGTCTCGGCATACCTGTCCGTCATGGCCGAGATTGAGTAA
- a CDS encoding lipoprotein, protein MKKLFAGCVAVSFAAMLAACGDDSSSTSPETSGNESSSSSGAIPSSSSGQALSGDSHEGSGPSSSSVATESSSSEIANQKGFLWDGSERIFRVMTGSPDEYSGWWYEYNDNNDLGSSTLEWPSDIEDGYINYLEALIEGYDGFKGKVRLEPGYDYPYAGLAFTTWNLDQEGTDITEWEGICVEYESDVNFRVMIHAESGTQTTHCELAASVGASKSRKVVDIPWSKFGSSCGAGIGIDAAKVLANAAVVKLEFYGDSGTVGNFFFTKVGSLGRCGAASAPESSSSVAPKSSSSVEKTEEDLAKSFLWVAQEDEEGRVQTGSPEEAAGWWYFFDDKNDGGKSKIDFSAIPATCGNSDVYACIVEAYGALKVDVALGAGAEKPYVGLGFNVWNEAQKGVDVSAWGGICLVYESDLPFAVRLVPENDGGLSKYVDLSASVAASGTVKEIDIPWSRFFQWSSDDDLKKVAALQLRFEGAAGDTGSLRLIKLGSIGQCQTFVPAGP, encoded by the coding sequence ATGAAAAAGCTGTTTGCCGGCTGTGTTGCCGTCTCTTTTGCCGCGATGCTTGCGGCTTGCGGTGACGATTCTTCGTCTACATCGCCGGAAACTTCCGGGAACGAAAGTTCATCGTCGTCTGGCGCCATTCCTTCGTCAAGTTCAGGACAGGCTCTGAGTGGCGATAGCCACGAAGGGTCCGGTCCATCGTCTTCTTCGGTCGCTACGGAGTCTTCTTCCAGCGAGATTGCGAACCAGAAGGGGTTCCTCTGGGACGGTTCTGAAAGAATCTTTCGCGTGATGACGGGCTCGCCAGATGAATACTCTGGCTGGTGGTACGAATATAATGACAACAACGATTTGGGCTCGTCAACTCTGGAGTGGCCATCGGATATTGAAGATGGGTATATCAACTATTTAGAAGCGCTTATTGAGGGGTACGATGGCTTCAAGGGCAAGGTGAGGCTAGAGCCCGGCTACGATTATCCGTATGCAGGACTTGCTTTCACCACATGGAACCTTGACCAGGAGGGCACCGATATTACGGAATGGGAAGGCATTTGCGTCGAATACGAGTCCGATGTGAATTTCCGTGTCATGATTCATGCCGAAAGTGGCACTCAGACTACGCACTGCGAACTTGCTGCCAGTGTCGGTGCCTCGAAATCCAGGAAGGTCGTCGATATCCCGTGGAGCAAGTTCGGGTCGAGCTGCGGTGCGGGAATAGGGATTGATGCTGCCAAGGTCCTTGCGAATGCCGCTGTTGTCAAACTGGAATTCTATGGCGATTCCGGAACTGTTGGGAATTTCTTCTTCACGAAGGTCGGTTCCCTCGGACGCTGCGGTGCTGCTAGTGCTCCGGAGTCTTCTTCGTCTGTTGCGCCGAAGTCTTCTAGTTCTGTAGAAAAAACGGAAGAAGATCTTGCCAAGAGTTTCTTGTGGGTAGCCCAGGAAGATGAAGAAGGGCGCGTGCAGACTGGTTCACCGGAAGAAGCTGCGGGCTGGTGGTACTTCTTTGACGACAAAAACGATGGCGGGAAGTCAAAGATTGATTTCTCCGCCATTCCTGCAACATGCGGCAACAGCGATGTATATGCTTGCATTGTAGAAGCGTATGGCGCCCTTAAGGTCGATGTCGCCTTGGGTGCTGGCGCCGAGAAGCCGTATGTCGGGTTAGGTTTCAACGTATGGAACGAAGCGCAGAAGGGGGTTGACGTTTCGGCATGGGGCGGCATCTGCCTTGTGTACGAGTCCGACTTGCCCTTTGCTGTCAGGCTTGTGCCCGAAAACGATGGTGGACTCTCGAAGTATGTTGACTTGTCTGCCTCGGTTGCGGCTTCGGGAACTGTGAAGGAAATCGATATCCCGTGGTCAAGATTCTTCCAGTGGTCCAGCGACGACGACTTGAAGAAGGTCGCTGCTCTTCAGCTGAGGTTTGAAGGTGCTGCTGGAGATACGGGAAGCTTGCGTCTTATTAAGCTCGGATCCATAGGGCAGTGCCAGACGTTTGTGCCCGCCGGGCCGTAA
- the nrdG gene encoding anaerobic ribonucleoside-triphosphate reductase activating protein, with the protein MDEYPRLRIAGIVHESFVDGPGIRLVVFTQGCNHHCPGCQNPQTHDFNGGRFSDVEEVIAALDENPLYDGVTFSGGDPMDQAEALVPYARAIKERGLNLVIFTGYTYERLMELSASRPGFFELLSFADILIDGPFIMAKKSLELKFRGSSNQRIIDVQKSLVEGHVVLHKIQLEEMAEHPDLVPA; encoded by the coding sequence ATGGACGAATACCCGCGTTTGCGGATTGCCGGAATTGTTCATGAATCCTTCGTGGACGGTCCCGGAATCCGCTTGGTCGTCTTTACCCAGGGTTGCAATCACCATTGCCCCGGCTGCCAAAACCCCCAGACCCACGATTTCAACGGGGGTCGTTTTTCTGATGTAGAAGAAGTTATCGCTGCGCTGGACGAGAACCCGCTTTATGACGGGGTCACTTTTAGCGGCGGCGACCCGATGGACCAGGCGGAAGCCCTGGTTCCCTATGCACGCGCCATCAAGGAACGCGGACTCAACCTCGTGATTTTCACGGGCTACACCTACGAACGCCTCATGGAACTTTCCGCAAGCCGTCCGGGGTTCTTTGAACTCCTCTCGTTTGCTGACATCCTCATCGACGGTCCGTTCATTATGGCGAAGAAGTCGCTTGAACTCAAGTTCCGTGGCTCCAGCAACCAGCGCATCATCGATGTGCAGAAGAGCCTTGTCGAAGGCCACGTGGTGCTTCACAAGATCCAGCTTGAGGAGATGGCGGAACACCCCGACCTGGTGCCGGCGTAG
- a CDS encoding sensor domain-containing diguanylate cyclase: MQISMIMFAVAGLFLGVAFQGGMFLFLIPFAGVAAALGYMNLPRVPGGKTASLPVVGSAVKATGISPAVTPELKNSFDDSAADYNEPGSTLRVNQVWARADADVKKAFSDMLEGLKRIVPNVHTLVLFSPLNSMKEWGIRAYACVSPEAKIATDVKITENAGLISQLFRMDVNRLLEGDLSGGKPLLYYIDNPMVKSVVAVPMLDRGKNRVGALVMDSLYPNAFNQHTAQALTYIASTLYTLYFKSFVSAKNYIEQQQFSVLYHYQHQFFKNMTVKDVFRQIFEYVKGNIPFDRMMILALDRQNDNNLHQERMGRVVCCDGIDADQFVNKKFTLSDKGLAILALYHNRPVERTFNQSAFNAYIPRIDSQEKKNMEFRQLFVMPVPTEPTAEQAEMAICLESRRNDRYSEHEMNLLKAFAGVAGFAYARACQAEQDKDLATRDGLTGLINHRTLHENLRTEKIRADRQKYNIGVLMMDIDHFKSVNDTYGHPIGDVVIKGIAGAISGEIRKEIDVVARYGGEEFVVGLIDTTAEGMIETAERIRHAVMKLEFDVHRQEPLRVTVSIGAYLVTPEFHDMKKAVNYADQALYKAKEGGRNQVIQYTEIPVETSAPADEIPVLTSTLKV; the protein is encoded by the coding sequence ATGCAGATATCGATGATTATGTTCGCTGTTGCAGGCTTGTTCCTGGGAGTCGCTTTCCAGGGGGGCATGTTCCTGTTCCTCATCCCGTTTGCAGGTGTCGCCGCTGCCCTGGGCTACATGAACCTGCCTCGCGTCCCCGGCGGGAAGACCGCTTCGCTCCCTGTGGTGGGATCTGCGGTGAAGGCGACCGGAATCTCGCCCGCGGTGACTCCGGAACTCAAGAATTCCTTCGACGATTCTGCTGCCGACTATAACGAGCCCGGTTCTACGCTGCGTGTAAACCAGGTATGGGCCCGCGCCGATGCCGACGTGAAGAAGGCTTTCAGCGACATGCTCGAGGGCCTGAAGCGCATTGTCCCGAACGTTCACACGCTAGTTCTCTTTTCGCCCCTCAATTCCATGAAGGAATGGGGCATCCGTGCATATGCCTGCGTAAGTCCCGAGGCGAAGATTGCGACCGACGTGAAGATTACGGAGAACGCGGGGCTTATCAGTCAGCTGTTCCGCATGGACGTGAACCGTCTGCTCGAAGGTGACCTTTCGGGCGGTAAGCCCCTGCTCTACTACATCGATAATCCGATGGTCAAGTCCGTGGTGGCGGTCCCGATGCTCGACCGCGGCAAGAACCGCGTTGGCGCTCTTGTTATGGACTCGCTCTACCCGAATGCGTTCAACCAGCATACGGCGCAGGCGCTTACCTATATCGCAAGTACGCTCTACACGCTTTACTTCAAGAGCTTTGTCTCGGCTAAAAACTACATCGAGCAGCAGCAGTTCAGCGTGCTTTACCATTACCAGCACCAGTTCTTCAAGAACATGACGGTGAAGGACGTGTTCCGCCAGATTTTCGAATACGTCAAGGGCAACATCCCGTTTGACCGCATGATGATCTTGGCACTCGACCGCCAGAACGACAACAACCTGCACCAGGAACGTATGGGGCGTGTCGTCTGCTGCGACGGTATCGATGCCGACCAGTTCGTCAACAAGAAGTTTACGCTTTCGGACAAGGGCCTTGCCATCCTGGCCCTGTACCACAACCGCCCGGTGGAGCGGACCTTCAACCAGTCCGCGTTCAATGCCTACATTCCGCGCATCGACAGCCAGGAAAAGAAGAACATGGAGTTCCGCCAGCTGTTCGTGATGCCTGTGCCCACGGAACCGACTGCGGAACAGGCCGAAATGGCCATCTGCCTCGAAAGCCGCAGGAACGACCGCTATTCCGAACACGAGATGAACTTGCTCAAGGCGTTTGCCGGTGTCGCAGGCTTTGCGTATGCCCGTGCATGCCAGGCGGAACAGGACAAGGACCTCGCGACGCGTGACGGCCTTACCGGGCTTATCAACCACCGCACCTTGCACGAGAACCTCCGCACCGAGAAAATCCGCGCCGACCGCCAGAAGTACAATATCGGTGTGCTCATGATGGACATCGACCACTTCAAGAGCGTGAACGATACCTACGGCCACCCGATTGGTGATGTGGTCATCAAGGGAATCGCCGGCGCCATCAGTGGCGAAATCCGCAAGGAAATCGACGTGGTCGCTCGCTATGGCGGCGAGGAATTCGTGGTGGGCCTTATCGACACGACTGCGGAAGGCATGATCGAGACTGCGGAACGCATCCGCCATGCGGTGATGAAACTCGAGTTCGACGTGCATCGCCAGGAACCGCTGCGTGTGACGGTGAGTATCGGAGCCTATCTCGTGACTCCGGAATTCCACGACATGAAGAAGGCCGTGAACTATGCCGACCAGGCGCTCTACAAGGCGAAGGAAGGCGGCCGCAACCAGGTCATCCAGTATACGGAAATTCCTGTCGAGACATCTGCCCCGGCAGACGAGATTCCCGTCCTTACCTCTACACTGAAGGTCTAG